The following are encoded together in the Pseudoalteromonas shioyasakiensis genome:
- a CDS encoding PilZ domain-containing protein — translation MNNQKLAEFEQFFQINESNRVNLYAVEPSAVPKTNAELEADIPALFKLANEVNELEQTSLRPLRNLGDVAQELAVFLQAQSRKIDLIMSHILASEQPDDNANYCDSYGGGGVKLTSADVYELGQSFRTKLFLQHEASAIYCYTELVAIEKCDDDKYQYTLLFTAIRDADQDLVVRAALHAQTRQLKKRQQENNQQDS, via the coding sequence ATGAATAATCAAAAATTAGCCGAATTTGAACAGTTTTTTCAAATCAACGAGAGCAACCGTGTCAATTTATATGCGGTTGAACCAAGTGCTGTGCCAAAAACCAATGCTGAGCTTGAAGCGGATATCCCTGCCCTGTTTAAACTTGCCAACGAAGTAAACGAACTTGAACAAACAAGCTTACGACCACTGCGTAATCTGGGTGATGTAGCACAAGAATTAGCTGTTTTCTTACAAGCTCAGTCTCGTAAAATTGATTTAATCATGAGTCACATCTTAGCCTCAGAGCAGCCTGACGATAACGCAAACTATTGCGATAGTTATGGCGGTGGCGGTGTAAAACTTACCTCCGCTGATGTGTATGAATTAGGGCAATCATTTCGCACTAAGTTATTCTTGCAACACGAAGCATCAGCTATTTATTGCTATACCGAATTAGTGGCTATTGAAAAATGCGATGATGATAAATACCAATACACATTATTGTTTACTGCCATTCGCGATGCTGACCAAGATTTAGTCGTAAGAGCAGCCCTGCACGCACAAACACGCCAACTTAAAAAACGTCAGCAAGAAAACAATCAGCAAGACAGTTAA
- a CDS encoding agmatine deiminase family protein, whose product MKFRLLPEWAEQDAVMLTWPHQDTDWAANLTAVEPVYVALCQAISQQQDVVIVAHDNALKAHISVLLANADVDANRIHFVVTPCNDTWARDHGPLTCANIDDATELKVMDFIFNGWGNKFASDLDNKINQVLVKQVADPKNGYQQSELVLEGGGVEINEHGVLLTTSECLLNPNRNPELKKADIEKTLVEQLGATSFLWVDHGYLAGDDTDSHIDTLVRFAPNNTLVYVKCDDKNDEHFAALDAMEKQLQLFKTAEGENYTLIALPWPKAVFDEDGDRLPATYANYLIINKTVLVPIYGDENDQLALGQVAKAYPDHTVVGINCVPIIHQFGSLHCITMQLPRGFLAGTNND is encoded by the coding sequence ATGAAATTTAGACTTTTACCTGAATGGGCTGAGCAAGATGCCGTTATGCTCACTTGGCCTCATCAAGACACAGATTGGGCTGCAAATTTAACAGCTGTTGAGCCTGTGTATGTAGCGCTTTGCCAAGCAATTAGCCAACAACAAGATGTTGTAATTGTGGCCCATGATAATGCCCTCAAAGCACATATTTCAGTTTTACTTGCAAATGCAGATGTCGATGCTAATCGCATTCACTTTGTGGTGACACCGTGTAACGATACTTGGGCACGTGACCATGGCCCATTAACCTGTGCGAATATTGATGACGCAACAGAGTTAAAAGTAATGGATTTTATTTTTAATGGTTGGGGCAATAAATTTGCAAGTGATCTTGATAATAAAATTAATCAAGTACTTGTAAAGCAAGTCGCTGACCCTAAAAATGGTTATCAGCAAAGTGAGCTGGTTCTTGAAGGCGGTGGTGTCGAAATCAATGAACACGGCGTACTACTCACAACCAGTGAGTGCTTATTAAACCCAAATCGTAACCCAGAACTCAAAAAAGCAGATATAGAAAAAACGCTGGTTGAGCAACTAGGTGCTACCTCTTTTCTTTGGGTTGATCACGGTTACCTTGCGGGTGATGATACTGACAGCCATATTGATACGCTGGTACGTTTTGCACCAAACAACACGCTTGTTTATGTTAAGTGCGACGATAAAAATGATGAGCACTTTGCAGCCCTTGATGCAATGGAAAAACAACTGCAATTATTTAAAACAGCAGAAGGTGAAAACTACACGCTGATTGCCTTACCTTGGCCAAAAGCAGTTTTCGATGAAGATGGTGACAGACTACCTGCCACATATGCTAATTATTTAATTATCAATAAAACCGTTTTAGTACCAATTTATGGTGATGAAAACGACCAACTGGCGCTTGGTCAGGTTGCCAAAGCATACCCAGATCACACTGTAGTGGGTATTAATTGTGTGCCAATTATTCACCAATTTGGCAGCTTACACTGTATTACAATGCAATTACCGCGCGGCTTTTTAGCAGGAACAAACAATGACTAA
- a CDS encoding carbon-nitrogen hydrolase: MTKPTHLKVALVQQSNTDNAQDNMAKSIAGIRDAASQGAKLIVLQELHRSLYFCQTEDVDVFDLAETIPGPSTDTLGALAKELNVVIVSSLFEKRATGLYHNTAVVLETDGSIAGKYRKMHIPDDPGFYEKFYFTPGDLGFEPIQTSVGKLGVLVCWDQWFPEAARLMAMAGAEILIYPTAIGWDPRDEKDEQTRQKDAWVISQRAHAVANGVPVISCNRVGHESDPSGQSEGIQFWGNSFIAGPQGEILAEANNSDEQLLVVELDQARSENIRRIWPYLRDRRIDHYQDLTKIYRD, from the coding sequence ATGACTAAACCAACGCATTTAAAGGTTGCTCTTGTTCAGCAATCAAACACCGATAATGCTCAAGACAATATGGCTAAATCAATTGCGGGTATTCGTGATGCAGCAAGCCAAGGCGCTAAGCTTATTGTTCTTCAAGAGCTACACCGTAGCCTGTATTTTTGCCAAACCGAAGATGTAGATGTTTTTGATTTAGCAGAAACCATTCCGGGCCCAAGCACAGATACCTTAGGCGCACTTGCCAAAGAACTCAATGTGGTGATCGTGTCATCATTATTCGAAAAGCGCGCTACGGGTCTATATCATAATACTGCTGTGGTACTTGAAACTGACGGCAGCATTGCCGGTAAATACCGTAAAATGCATATTCCTGATGACCCAGGCTTTTACGAGAAGTTTTACTTTACACCGGGTGATTTAGGTTTCGAGCCTATTCAAACCTCTGTTGGTAAACTAGGCGTATTAGTGTGTTGGGATCAGTGGTTCCCAGAAGCTGCACGCTTAATGGCAATGGCTGGCGCGGAAATTTTAATTTACCCAACAGCCATTGGCTGGGACCCGCGTGATGAAAAAGACGAGCAAACACGTCAAAAAGACGCCTGGGTTATTTCACAACGTGCTCACGCAGTTGCCAACGGCGTACCTGTGATCAGCTGTAACCGTGTTGGCCACGAAAGTGATCCAAGCGGTCAAAGTGAAGGTATTCAGTTCTGGGGTAACTCGTTTATAGCGGGTCCTCAAGGTGAAATCTTAGCCGAAGCGAACAACAGCGATGAGCAATTATTAGTTGTTGAATTAGACCAAGCGCGTAGTGAAAACATACGTCGAATTTGGCCTTACCTTCGTGATCGTCGTATCGATCACTATCAGGACTTAACCAAGATTTATCGAGACTAA